A region from the Pecten maximus unplaced genomic scaffold, xPecMax1.1, whole genome shotgun sequence genome encodes:
- the LOC117319357 gene encoding tripartite motif-containing protein 2-like: protein MAECGRPPELDLHLLECPICLERLQKPKSLPCLHCFCQECLGTYITKELSGKMASETSFPCPVCRRVTPPINPVESNDKWAEQFPTNAVIQDLIQLKQRSSEPLYCKPCQTKGHMTNPAKFWCKKMDENFCETCMTEFHDMIHSDCDILDITGYGGARPKQEKSAPRCDQHDEKKVWYCEDHQLLGCQICVFENHRSCEEVTTTIKYFQKIKDESRLEDMQDMLKKNTEIIGLIVKDFDEQLQSLVQNQEVALQSITDLRQKVDKRLNTLQKDVTDKLIASFKEEKINMEASLRQCERLMNSMLNTMKSSVTAVEGNDHIETIVLYQRGQAELESCKALLTDMRKSYTFVSVKHHIASELGNLDGDAMGKIITEKQPRRFPGSHCDLVPHLLEGKVKEIGKFNMKIPSDKNNCRARGVVFLPCDQIVVSDDYNKKLKLFTDKGQFLDELTIRGYPNDLCLVDNNTVAVAVYNPGGIHVVKVESSKLSLSSEIRMSNGKDCYGITHTDGRFIVGTGDGGVYSVTQDGVADLLHQYNSTCWSLTHDSVKGDTLVSVSNGTPGDVAVSRLSADKRHTDVMKTGVVSRPVGIDVDREGHIYVCGHRSHNVVQMSGDGTQVRELLTSSDGIKYPWAISINGDKCVVIDHYDNSIRIWQLY from the coding sequence ATGGCCGAATGTGGACGCCCTCCAGAACTGGACTTACACTTACTGGAATGTCCTATCTGTCTGGAGCGACTTCAGAAACCCAAGTCCTTACCCTGTCTCCACTGCTTCTGTCAGGAATGTCTCGGGACCTACATCACCAAGGAGTTGTCTGGGAAGATGgcgtcagaaacatccttcccTTGTCCTGTCTGTAGGAGGGTGACCCCGCCTATCAATCCAGTGGAATCTAATGATAAATGGGCAGAACAGTTCCCAACTAACGCTGTGATCCAGGACCTCATTCAGCTAAAGCAACGATCGTCTGAACCACTGTACTGTAAACCCTGTCAGACAAAAGGTCACATGACTAATCCAGCCAAATTCTGGTGCAAAAAGATGGACGAGAATTTTTGCGAGACTTGTATGACAGAATTTCATGATATGATACACAGTGACTGTGACATCTTGGATATAACCGGATATGGCGGAGCGCGACCAAAACAGGAAAAGTCAGCCCCTCGATGTGACCAACACGATGAGAAGAAAGTTTGGTATTGTGAGGACCATCAACTCTTAGGATGCCAGATATGCGTTTTTGAGAACCACAGAAGTTGTGAGGAAGTGACAACAACGATAAAGTATTTCCAGAAAATAAAAGATGAATCACGGCTCGAAGACATGCAAGACATGCTAAAGAAAAACACGGAGATTATTGGCTTAATAGTGAAGGACTTTGACGAACAACTTCAAAGTCTGGTACAGAACCAGGAAGTCGCACTACAGAGTATCACCGATCTCCGTCAAAAGGTCGATAAACGGCTAAACACGCTACAGAAGGACGTCACAGACAAGTTGATCGCGTCGTTCAAAGAAGAGAAGATAAACATGGAGGCGTCATTACGGCAGTGTGAACGTCTGATGAATAGTATGCTGAATACAATGAAGTCGTCCGTTACCGCCGTGGAGGGAAATGACCACATTGAGACGATAGTGTTGTACCAGCGGGGACAGGCAGAGTTGGAGTCGTGTAAGGCTCTGTTAACGGACATGAGGAAGTCGTACACGTTCGTAAGCGTTAAACATCATATTGCTAGTGAACTAGGTAACCTTGATGGTGACGCAATGGGAAAGATCATCACCGAGAAACAACCACGACGTTTCCCTGGCAGCCACTGTGATCTAGTACCACACTTGTTAGAAGGCAAAGTGAAGGAAATCGGAAAGTTCAACATGAAGATTCCGTCAGATAAAAATAATTGCCGTGCCCGTGGTGTTGTGTTCCTCCCATGTGATCAAATAGTTGTAAGTGATGATTACAACAAGAAGCTGAAGCTGTTTACAGACAAAGGACAGTTCCTGGACGAGTTGACCATTCGAGGATATCCCAATGATCTGTGTCTGGTAGACAATAACACTGTGGCGGTCGCTGTCTACAATCCTGGTGGTATACATGTCGTGAAAGTTGAGTCATCAAAACTCTCCCTGTCGTCTGAGATCAGGATGTCAAACGGTAAGGACTGTTATGGTATCACACATACAGACGGGAGGTTTATCGTGGGTACAGGTGACGGAGGAGTGTATAGTGTAACCCAGGACGGCGTGGCTGACTTGTtacatcagtataacagtacCTGTTGGTCACTCACACATGACTCAGTAAAGGGAGACACACTCGTCAGTGTCAGTAACGGCACCCCGGGAGACGTTGCGGTGTCCAGACTGTCGGCTGATAAACGTCACACTGACGTGATGAAGACCGGCGTCGTGAGTCGTCCCGTGGGAATAGACGTAGACAGGGAGGGACACATTTACGTGTGTGGTCATAGATCACACAACGTCGTACAGATGTCTGGGGACGGGACACAAGTCAGGGAACTACTGACGTCATCTGACGGAATTAAATACCCATGGGCAATATCGATAAATGGTGACAAGTGTGTGGTCATTGATCATTATGACAACTCCATCCGGATCTGGCAGCTctattaa